One window of Polynucleobacter sp. HIN5 genomic DNA carries:
- a CDS encoding 2-oxoglutarate dehydrogenase E1 component yields MMQSYRGSSYLFGGNAPYVEELYESYLLDPTSVAQHWRDYFDNVVQVPAVDGSNGRDIAHAPIVASFAERAKQGPIKTIQDSADSEMGRKRVAVQQLIAAYRNVGNRWANLDPLKRTERPDIPELNPSFYGFTDGDMDIVFNTSNTFFGKNQMTLRDLLQALRETYCGTLGAEFMYIADQKIKKWWQEKLESIRSTPKFTNEQRRQILDRLTAAEGLERYLQAKYVGQKRFSLEGGDSFIPSMDELIQGAGKRGVQEIVIGMAHRGRLNVLVNVLGKSPKDLFAEFDHTAPEDLPAGDVKYHQGFSSDISTPGGPVHLSLAFNPSHLEIVNPVVEGSARARMERRNDLLGSQVLPVLVHGDAAIAGQGVMQETLALSEVRGYSTGGTVHIVINNQIGFTTSDPRDLRSSLYCTDIMKTIDAPVLHVNGDDPEAVVLATQLALEFRTQFRKDVAVDIICFRKLGHNEQDTPAMTQPLMYSIIGKHPGTRKLYADRLEAQGVIAPGAGDEMVKAYRTAMDAGKQTLDPVLSNFKGKFAVDWSPFLNKKWTDQADTAIPLTEWKRLAEKLSTIPEDFKAHPLVQKVYADRAAMGRGEINVDWGMGEAMAFASLLASGYPIRLSGEDSGRGTFSHRHSVLHDQNREKWDIGTYIPLQHVSKDQAPFTVIDSILSEEAVLGFEYGYAAAEPNTLTIWEAQFGDFVNGAQVVIDQFIASGEVKWGRVNGLVMMLPHGYEGQGPEHSSARLERFMQLCADTNMQVVQPTTASQIFHLLRRQMIRQFRKPLIIMTPKSLLRHKDAASPLIEFTKGEFQTVIPEQDDSLDPKKVERLIVCSGKVYYDLVKQRADKKIDTTAIVRIEQLYPFPHKAVASIIKSYPNLSELVWCQDEPQNQGAWFFVQHNLLENMGEGMRLGYAGRPASASPAVGYAHLHQSQQKALLNAAFAKLKGFVATK; encoded by the coding sequence ATGATGCAGTCCTACAGAGGTTCTTCATACCTCTTTGGGGGTAATGCCCCCTACGTAGAAGAACTCTACGAATCGTATTTATTAGATCCCACATCCGTAGCGCAGCATTGGCGCGATTACTTTGATAACGTCGTTCAGGTTCCAGCTGTTGATGGTTCCAATGGGCGCGATATTGCCCACGCCCCAATCGTGGCGTCATTTGCCGAACGAGCGAAGCAAGGCCCCATCAAAACGATTCAGGACTCAGCTGACTCTGAGATGGGTCGCAAACGCGTGGCGGTCCAGCAGCTCATAGCTGCTTATCGTAACGTCGGTAATCGTTGGGCCAATTTAGATCCGCTAAAGCGCACGGAACGCCCAGATATTCCAGAACTAAATCCATCGTTCTATGGATTTACCGATGGCGATATGGATATCGTCTTCAACACCAGCAATACCTTCTTTGGTAAAAACCAAATGACCTTGCGCGATTTGCTGCAAGCCTTGCGCGAGACCTACTGCGGTACCTTGGGTGCCGAGTTTATGTACATTGCCGACCAAAAAATCAAAAAATGGTGGCAAGAGAAATTAGAGTCGATTCGTTCCACGCCAAAGTTCACCAATGAGCAACGGCGGCAGATCTTGGATCGTTTAACCGCCGCTGAGGGTCTTGAGCGTTACCTGCAAGCAAAGTATGTGGGTCAAAAGCGATTCTCACTCGAGGGTGGTGACAGTTTTATTCCCTCCATGGATGAGTTGATTCAAGGGGCAGGTAAGCGAGGTGTGCAAGAGATTGTGATTGGCATGGCTCATCGTGGCCGCTTAAATGTGTTGGTCAACGTCTTGGGCAAATCCCCAAAAGATCTCTTTGCTGAATTCGATCACACGGCCCCAGAGGATTTGCCAGCGGGTGATGTGAAATATCACCAAGGATTCTCGAGCGATATCTCAACCCCTGGCGGTCCAGTGCATCTATCGCTCGCCTTTAATCCATCCCACTTAGAAATTGTGAACCCTGTGGTTGAGGGTTCGGCCCGTGCGCGGATGGAGCGTCGTAACGATCTCCTTGGCAGTCAAGTATTGCCGGTCTTGGTTCACGGTGACGCTGCGATTGCAGGTCAGGGTGTGATGCAAGAGACCTTAGCTCTATCGGAAGTGCGCGGTTATTCCACGGGAGGCACGGTCCATATCGTGATTAATAACCAAATTGGTTTTACAACATCCGACCCTCGTGATCTACGTTCGAGCCTGTATTGCACCGATATTATGAAAACCATTGACGCACCGGTATTGCATGTCAATGGTGACGATCCGGAAGCAGTGGTACTGGCGACTCAACTTGCTCTTGAGTTCAGAACCCAGTTTAGGAAAGATGTTGCGGTCGATATTATTTGCTTCCGTAAATTAGGTCATAACGAGCAAGATACGCCAGCCATGACCCAACCCTTGATGTATAGCATTATTGGTAAGCATCCTGGAACTCGTAAGTTGTATGCAGACCGGCTTGAAGCACAAGGCGTGATCGCCCCAGGGGCTGGTGACGAGATGGTGAAAGCCTATCGTACCGCGATGGATGCCGGTAAGCAAACGCTTGACCCAGTCTTGAGTAATTTCAAAGGAAAGTTTGCGGTTGATTGGTCGCCGTTTTTAAACAAGAAGTGGACTGATCAAGCCGATACCGCCATTCCACTCACTGAGTGGAAACGCTTAGCAGAAAAACTCTCCACCATTCCCGAGGACTTCAAGGCACACCCTTTGGTTCAAAAGGTCTACGCAGACCGAGCCGCCATGGGTCGCGGAGAAATCAATGTGGACTGGGGCATGGGGGAGGCAATGGCCTTTGCTTCTTTGCTCGCGAGTGGTTACCCGATTCGTTTATCGGGCGAGGATAGCGGTCGCGGTACCTTTAGCCATCGTCATTCTGTATTACATGATCAAAATCGTGAGAAGTGGGATATCGGCACTTATATCCCCTTGCAACATGTCAGCAAGGACCAAGCACCTTTTACGGTCATTGATTCCATTCTCTCCGAAGAGGCGGTTTTGGGCTTCGAATACGGTTATGCGGCGGCTGAGCCCAATACACTAACGATTTGGGAAGCCCAGTTTGGTGACTTTGTGAATGGCGCCCAGGTGGTCATCGATCAGTTCATTGCTTCTGGTGAGGTGAAATGGGGTCGAGTGAACGGCTTGGTGATGATGTTGCCACATGGTTACGAAGGTCAGGGCCCAGAGCACTCCTCAGCGCGTCTGGAGCGCTTTATGCAGTTGTGCGCTGATACCAATATGCAAGTGGTTCAACCCACGACCGCATCGCAAATCTTCCACCTCTTGCGTCGTCAGATGATTCGGCAATTTAGAAAGCCACTCATCATCATGACCCCCAAATCCTTGCTACGTCATAAAGATGCAGCGTCACCGCTGATTGAGTTTACTAAGGGTGAGTTTCAGACGGTGATTCCGGAGCAAGACGATTCGCTCGATCCTAAAAAGGTAGAGCGCTTGATCGTGTGCTCGGGTAAGGTCTACTACGATTTAGTCAAGCAGCGTGCCGATAAGAAAATTGATACTACAGCGATTGTGCGTATTGAGCAGCTGTATCCGTTCCCGCACAAGGCGGTCGCAAGCATCATCAAGTCTTACCCCAATCTCTCTGAACTAGTGTGGTGTCAAGACGAGCCCCAAAATCAGGGCGCCTGGTTCTTCGTGCAACACAATTTATTGGAGAACATGGGCGAGGGTATGCGTCTTGGTTATGCTGGTCGACCCGCATCGGCCTCGCCGGCTGTTGGTTATGCCCATTTGCACCAGAGTCAGCAAAAGGCATTACTGAATGCAGCATTTGCCAAGCTTAAAGGATTTGTGGCCACCAAATAG
- a CDS encoding PaaI family thioesterase, whose product MSQNYFGLTIPFLDVLGVEPEFAKDGHSRIRLNLRPELLNSFHVAHGGVVMTILDFAMAAAARSSHEHILGVITIDMTTSFLRPSKGLLIAEGRVLKVGSTVNYCEGSIFNEAGQLTAKSTGSFMLRRAKNQAN is encoded by the coding sequence ATGAGTCAGAATTATTTTGGTTTAACCATTCCATTCTTGGATGTCTTGGGCGTGGAGCCCGAGTTTGCCAAAGATGGCCATTCCCGGATTCGCCTAAACCTCCGTCCCGAGCTTCTCAATAGTTTTCATGTGGCGCATGGCGGGGTGGTGATGACTATCTTGGATTTTGCTATGGCCGCAGCTGCGCGTAGCTCGCACGAGCATATCCTCGGGGTGATCACCATTGATATGACCACGAGTTTCTTGAGACCCTCTAAAGGCCTGCTGATTGCGGAAGGCAGGGTCTTAAAGGTTGGCAGTACCGTCAATTACTGTGAGGGCAGTATTTTTAATGAAGCCGGCCAATTGACCGCTAAATCCACTGGTAGTTTTATGCTGCGCCGAGCTAAAAACCAAGCTAATTAA
- a CDS encoding MerR family transcriptional regulator codes for MLRTKTELDSKANTVSLLPPIPSKRYFTIGEVGELCGVKPHVLRYWEQEFVQLRPQKRRGNRRYYQHHEVVLIRQIRTLLYEEGFTISGAKNRLDESKSTLRLREELQEVLQVLSR; via the coding sequence ATGCTCAGAACCAAAACAGAGCTTGATTCCAAAGCGAACACAGTTTCGCTGCTTCCCCCAATCCCAAGCAAGCGGTATTTCACGATTGGCGAAGTAGGGGAGTTGTGCGGGGTAAAGCCCCATGTATTGCGCTATTGGGAGCAAGAATTTGTTCAACTGCGACCGCAAAAGCGCCGTGGTAATCGCCGCTATTACCAGCATCATGAGGTGGTCTTGATCCGTCAAATTCGTACATTATTGTACGAGGAGGGATTTACGATCAGCGGTGCAAAAAATCGCTTAGATGAGAGTAAATCGACGTTACGTCTGCGCGAGGAGCTCCAAGAGGTCCTTCAAGTCTTAAGCCGCTGA
- a CDS encoding H-NS histone family protein, translated as MSSYKELLAQREKLDSQIQTLMQREKSEGIAKAKKIIDEFGLTASDLFGRKAAGAGKRGRPAKKAATKKRVGKKRGKVAPKYKNPATGETWTGRGKAPKWIAGKDRSKFAIK; from the coding sequence ATGTCATCGTATAAAGAGTTACTTGCGCAGCGTGAGAAATTAGACAGCCAGATCCAGACCTTGATGCAGCGTGAAAAGTCTGAAGGAATTGCTAAGGCCAAAAAGATCATTGATGAATTTGGCTTAACTGCGAGCGACTTATTTGGCCGCAAGGCTGCGGGTGCCGGTAAGCGCGGTCGTCCTGCCAAAAAAGCGGCTACTAAAAAGCGGGTTGGCAAGAAGCGCGGTAAGGTTGCTCCCAAGTATAAGAATCCTGCAACTGGAGAGACCTGGACCGGACGCGGCAAGGCCCCGAAATGGATTGCCGGAAAAGATCGCAGTAAATTTGCGATCAAGTAA
- a CDS encoding 3',5'-nucleoside bisphosphate phosphatase: MPTPINADLHCHSVVSDGTLTPEELALRAHQNGVHLWSLTDHDVLGGQERARQAALNLGMDYLSGVEISISWMGQTVHIVGLGFDASNPILQEGLRATRDGREVRARQMAAQLQQIGIENSYEGALKFAGNPELIARTHFARFLVEQNVCRDMDEVFRKYLVAGKPGYVSHRWASLDQAVEWITGAGGEAVIAHPGRYRLNTMQMDELYARFKDLGGAGIEVVTGSHSPDQYQTYTKVAERYGFMASRGSDFHDPQESDIDLGHLPHLPEHLKPIWSAFH; encoded by the coding sequence ATGCCAACCCCTATTAATGCGGATTTGCATTGTCACTCGGTGGTTTCTGACGGCACCTTAACGCCTGAGGAGCTGGCCTTACGCGCCCATCAAAATGGCGTGCACCTGTGGTCATTGACCGATCATGATGTCCTAGGTGGTCAGGAGCGTGCGCGCCAAGCCGCCCTCAATCTGGGCATGGATTATCTATCGGGGGTCGAGATCTCGATTAGTTGGATGGGGCAAACCGTCCACATCGTTGGATTAGGGTTTGACGCCAGCAATCCAATCTTGCAGGAGGGCTTGCGTGCCACACGCGATGGTCGTGAAGTACGAGCCCGCCAAATGGCAGCCCAACTTCAGCAAATTGGGATTGAAAATAGTTATGAGGGTGCCCTAAAGTTTGCTGGTAACCCAGAACTCATTGCCCGTACCCACTTTGCACGCTTTTTGGTGGAGCAAAATGTCTGTCGTGACATGGATGAGGTATTCAGAAAATACCTAGTCGCCGGTAAGCCCGGTTATGTCTCGCATCGATGGGCAAGCTTGGATCAGGCGGTTGAGTGGATTACAGGTGCCGGTGGCGAGGCAGTGATTGCCCACCCTGGTCGCTATCGCCTAAATACGATGCAAATGGATGAGCTTTATGCTCGCTTTAAGGATCTCGGGGGTGCTGGGATTGAAGTGGTGACCGGTAGCCATAGCCCTGATCAATACCAAACCTATACAAAGGTTGCTGAGCGTTATGGCTTTATGGCCTCGCGTGGTTCGGATTTTCATGATCCGCAGGAGAGCGATATTGATTTGGGGCATCTTCCTCATCTCCCAGAGCACCTCAAGCCCATTTGGTCGGCCTTTCATTAA
- a CDS encoding helix-turn-helix domain-containing protein — protein MKPINLNQPYLSTRQSAKVLQVSLGTVQKMVELGELTAWKTRGGHRRILTSSLNQQLRRRKVGMQQRAKHHQHLALGVFKRQENLDEMQKAMRGWALPFELIHSLDSLEGLMQAVSHYPDVIYLDSLIPPIEQLHLIHYLSKNIQTRRIPLLVDEAFVQLHPGVLEMAKENGVHLKPQTSDTEALTHELNTLPEKTNVMTYSASGDKQPYQQLEKLFIEAVNTVFE, from the coding sequence ATGAAACCGATTAATCTGAATCAGCCCTACTTGAGCACTCGACAGAGTGCCAAGGTTCTACAAGTATCACTGGGAACCGTTCAAAAAATGGTGGAGCTCGGCGAGTTAACTGCCTGGAAAACTCGGGGTGGACACCGCCGCATCCTGACCAGCTCACTCAATCAGCAGCTACGCCGCCGCAAAGTAGGCATGCAGCAACGTGCCAAACACCATCAGCATCTTGCCTTGGGGGTCTTTAAACGCCAAGAGAACCTCGATGAAATGCAAAAAGCGATGCGAGGATGGGCCCTCCCTTTTGAACTAATCCACTCCCTCGATAGCCTTGAGGGCCTGATGCAAGCCGTGTCGCATTACCCCGATGTGATTTATTTAGATTCGTTAATCCCGCCAATCGAGCAATTGCATTTAATCCACTATCTCAGTAAGAATATTCAGACACGTCGTATTCCCCTCTTGGTGGACGAAGCCTTTGTGCAACTTCATCCTGGTGTATTGGAAATGGCCAAAGAGAATGGGGTTCATTTAAAACCGCAAACGAGCGATACGGAAGCGCTCACCCATGAACTCAATACCCTACCTGAAAAGACGAATGTCATGACCTATAGTGCGAGTGGCGATAAGCAGCCTTATCAACAATTAGAGAAATTATTTATCGAAGCAGTCAATACCGTGTTTGAGTAA
- a CDS encoding integration host factor subunit alpha, with protein sequence MTANNQTVTKNELSEALFDQVGLNKREAKDMIDAFFNRIGETLESGVEVKISGFGNFQLRNKTARPGRNPKTGEMIPIAARRVVTFHASQKLKDAVESHAQNQNRA encoded by the coding sequence ATGACTGCAAATAATCAAACCGTGACCAAAAACGAACTCTCGGAAGCCTTATTTGATCAGGTTGGTCTGAATAAGCGCGAAGCAAAAGACATGATTGATGCCTTTTTTAATCGAATCGGTGAGACTCTAGAATCTGGAGTTGAGGTCAAGATCTCAGGGTTTGGTAATTTTCAGTTGCGCAATAAAACTGCGCGTCCTGGGCGTAACCCAAAGACGGGTGAGATGATCCCGATTGCAGCGCGACGTGTTGTCACTTTTCATGCCAGTCAGAAGCTAAAGGACGCGGTCGAGTCCCATGCTCAGAACCAAAACAGAGCTTGA
- the lpdA gene encoding dihydrolipoyl dehydrogenase, producing MSQVFDVLVIGAGPGGYIAAIRAAQLGFKVACAESNPYADPKGEPRLGGTCLNVGCIPSKALLASSEEFEKIGHHVANHGIQVGSVSIDIKKMLARKDEIVNKMTGGISFLFRKNKVTSIKGHASFVGKTADGYQIQITGKDAGTITAKNVIIATGSKARHLPNIPVDNVLVCDNEGALKFDSLPKRLGVIGAGVIGLELGSVWRRVGSQVTVLEALPSFLGACDEGIAKEAKKIFTKQGLDIYMGVKIDGVKADKKGVVVSYQDSTGKPQKLECDRLIVSVGRVPNTEGLNLEAIQIKTDERGFIPINDHTCATSAPGVYAIGDVVRGPMLAHKAEDEGVLVAELLAGQKPHIDYNCIPWVIYTDPEIAWVGKTEQQLKAEGRPYKAGQFPFMANGRALGMDRADGFVKILADAKTDEVLGVHIIGPNASDLIAEAALAMEFKAAAEDIARVCHPHPSLSEVMREAALATDQRALNM from the coding sequence ATGAGCCAAGTATTTGATGTGCTAGTGATTGGAGCTGGCCCCGGCGGTTACATCGCGGCGATTCGGGCTGCGCAATTGGGGTTTAAGGTAGCGTGCGCAGAGTCAAACCCATACGCAGATCCCAAAGGGGAGCCCCGCCTGGGCGGGACCTGTTTAAACGTGGGCTGCATCCCATCCAAAGCTCTGTTGGCGTCTTCCGAGGAGTTTGAAAAGATTGGTCATCATGTGGCTAATCACGGGATCCAAGTGGGAAGTGTGAGCATTGATATCAAAAAGATGCTGGCGCGCAAGGATGAGATCGTCAACAAAATGACCGGTGGTATTAGTTTCCTGTTTCGTAAAAACAAAGTCACTAGCATCAAAGGACATGCCTCCTTTGTAGGTAAAACAGCAGATGGTTATCAAATCCAAATTACCGGTAAAGATGCCGGAACTATCACTGCTAAGAACGTCATTATTGCGACTGGCTCAAAGGCCAGACACCTGCCAAATATCCCTGTAGATAACGTACTGGTTTGCGATAACGAGGGTGCGCTTAAATTTGACTCTCTCCCTAAGCGTTTAGGCGTGATTGGTGCCGGTGTGATTGGCCTTGAGCTTGGCTCAGTCTGGCGCCGCGTTGGCTCACAGGTCACGGTACTCGAAGCTTTGCCAAGCTTCTTGGGTGCCTGTGATGAAGGCATCGCGAAGGAAGCTAAAAAGATTTTCACCAAGCAGGGTCTTGATATTTATATGGGGGTCAAGATTGATGGCGTGAAAGCCGACAAGAAGGGTGTGGTGGTCTCGTATCAGGACAGCACAGGCAAACCTCAAAAGCTGGAATGCGATCGCTTGATTGTTTCAGTCGGTCGCGTACCCAATACCGAAGGACTTAATCTGGAAGCGATTCAGATTAAAACCGATGAGCGTGGCTTTATCCCGATTAATGATCACACCTGCGCTACTTCAGCACCCGGAGTCTATGCAATTGGTGATGTGGTGCGTGGACCAATGCTGGCTCATAAGGCGGAGGATGAAGGGGTGCTTGTTGCTGAGTTACTCGCTGGTCAAAAACCACACATTGATTACAACTGCATTCCTTGGGTGATCTACACCGACCCGGAAATTGCCTGGGTTGGTAAAACCGAGCAACAGCTCAAAGCCGAAGGGCGTCCCTATAAGGCGGGTCAGTTCCCATTCATGGCAAATGGCCGCGCACTCGGAATGGATCGTGCGGATGGCTTCGTCAAAATCCTGGCGGATGCTAAAACCGATGAGGTTCTAGGGGTGCATATTATCGGCCCCAATGCGTCAGACTTGATTGCGGAAGCCGCTCTCGCGATGGAGTTCAAAGCAGCTGCTGAAGACATTGCTCGTGTTTGCCACCCTCATCCCAGCTTATCGGAGGTTATGCGCGAAGCAGCTTTAGCAACGGATCAACGCGCACTCAATATGTAA
- the odhB gene encoding 2-oxoglutarate dehydrogenase complex dihydrolipoyllysine-residue succinyltransferase yields the protein MALFDVKVPQLSESVAEATLLQWKKKPGEAVAQDEILIEIETDKVVLEVPAPSAGVMAEILVADGGTVVADQVIAKIDSEGKATAATAAAPTPAKAAAPAPASTSNKGSIAAPSAAKLMAENNLTSNQVAGTGRDGRVTKGDVQNAIAGGAKPATSAAPLPMSSVSLGDRTEERVPMTRLRARIAERLLESQANNAILTTFNEVNMAPVIAMRSRYKDVFEKTHGVKLGFMSFFVKAATYALKRYPILNASVDGNDIVYHGYFDIGIAVSSPRGLVVPILRNVDQMTLAEIEKQIADYGNKAREGKLSIEELTGGTFSISNGGVFGSMLSTPIINPPQSAILGIHATKERAVVEDGQIVIRPINYLALSYDHRIIDGREAVLGLVAMKELLEDPARLLLDL from the coding sequence ATGGCTTTATTTGACGTAAAGGTTCCACAACTCTCCGAATCAGTTGCTGAAGCAACTCTCTTGCAGTGGAAGAAAAAACCGGGCGAAGCCGTTGCCCAAGACGAGATCTTGATCGAGATCGAAACTGATAAGGTGGTACTCGAAGTGCCAGCCCCATCCGCGGGTGTGATGGCTGAGATTTTGGTCGCTGATGGCGGAACCGTTGTGGCCGATCAAGTGATTGCCAAGATTGATAGCGAAGGCAAGGCAACTGCAGCAACTGCCGCAGCTCCTACACCAGCCAAAGCCGCAGCACCAGCGCCAGCCTCTACTTCAAACAAAGGCTCGATTGCCGCTCCCTCTGCAGCCAAACTCATGGCTGAAAATAATCTAACGTCTAATCAAGTTGCCGGTACCGGTCGCGATGGTCGTGTCACTAAAGGTGATGTTCAGAATGCAATTGCAGGCGGTGCTAAACCAGCAACGAGCGCTGCACCGTTGCCCATGTCAAGCGTCTCACTAGGGGATCGTACTGAAGAACGGGTGCCGATGACCCGTCTGCGTGCTCGCATTGCCGAGCGCCTCCTAGAATCACAAGCTAATAATGCCATCTTGACCACCTTCAATGAGGTCAATATGGCCCCTGTGATTGCAATGCGCTCTCGCTATAAGGATGTCTTTGAAAAAACCCATGGTGTCAAGTTAGGGTTCATGTCTTTCTTCGTGAAAGCAGCGACCTATGCATTAAAGAGGTACCCAATCTTGAACGCATCGGTTGATGGTAACGACATTGTCTATCACGGTTACTTTGATATTGGTATTGCAGTGAGCTCACCACGCGGTCTGGTGGTACCCATCTTGCGTAACGTCGATCAAATGACCTTGGCCGAGATTGAAAAGCAAATTGCGGATTACGGTAATAAAGCACGTGAGGGCAAATTAAGTATTGAAGAGCTAACCGGCGGAACATTCTCTATCTCGAATGGCGGCGTGTTTGGATCGATGCTCTCGACCCCCATTATTAATCCACCCCAATCCGCTATTTTGGGGATCCACGCAACCAAGGAGCGTGCTGTCGTTGAGGATGGACAAATCGTGATTCGTCCGATTAACTATTTAGCTCTGTCGTATGACCACCGGATTATCGATGGTCGCGAGGCAGTCCTTGGTCTAGTGGCAATGAAGGAGCTATTAGAAGATCCTGCTCGTTTACTACTTGATCTGTAA
- the zapE gene encoding cell division protein ZapE gives MKVADFYYQECKARGYQPDPAQEQAIVRLQQCEDQWVAYKEIRSNALTKKLFHPELPRGVYLWGGVGRGKSFLMDCFYEASPVQKKIRIHFHEFMREVHRELHELSGLADPLDELAKRISDRYRLICFDEFHINDIADAMIMYRLLKALFIDRVQFIMTSNYRPDQLYPNGLHRDRLLPAIELLEQKLDVLNVDAGSDYRQIQMTRIQAYLTPLNETTHRQMEDYFHELIGKQMEATNRVLKIESREIRALHLAEGVVWFDFQTLCVGPRSQNDYLEIANTFHTVMVSEVPYMPPRLTNEARRFIWLIDVLYDHRVKLIMSAEVPPDQLYTEGQVASEFARTVSRLIEMQSREYIEAPRRLINAQLT, from the coding sequence TTGAAAGTCGCTGACTTTTACTATCAGGAGTGTAAAGCGCGCGGTTATCAGCCAGATCCTGCGCAGGAGCAAGCCATTGTTCGGTTGCAGCAATGCGAGGATCAGTGGGTTGCTTACAAAGAAATTCGGAGCAACGCGCTGACTAAAAAACTCTTTCATCCTGAGTTACCGCGCGGGGTTTACCTGTGGGGTGGGGTGGGTCGTGGCAAATCCTTTTTGATGGATTGCTTCTACGAGGCATCACCCGTTCAAAAGAAAATCCGGATTCATTTTCATGAGTTCATGCGCGAGGTTCACCGTGAGCTCCATGAGCTTTCGGGATTGGCCGATCCTCTGGATGAGTTAGCCAAACGCATCTCCGATCGATATCGCTTAATTTGTTTTGATGAGTTTCATATTAACGATATTGCTGATGCCATGATCATGTATCGTCTCTTAAAGGCGTTGTTCATTGATCGAGTGCAGTTCATCATGACCTCCAACTATCGACCGGATCAGCTCTATCCCAATGGCTTGCACCGTGATCGACTATTACCAGCCATTGAGCTCTTGGAGCAAAAACTCGATGTCTTGAATGTCGATGCAGGCAGTGATTACCGACAAATTCAGATGACGCGGATTCAGGCCTACTTAACGCCTCTAAATGAAACAACCCATCGGCAGATGGAGGATTACTTTCATGAGCTCATTGGTAAACAAATGGAAGCTACGAACCGCGTTCTTAAAATTGAGTCTCGCGAGATCCGAGCTTTGCATTTAGCTGAAGGCGTCGTTTGGTTTGATTTCCAAACCCTCTGCGTGGGCCCGCGCTCTCAAAATGATTACCTGGAGATTGCCAATACCTTTCACACGGTCATGGTCTCCGAGGTGCCGTATATGCCCCCTCGTTTAACCAATGAGGCCAGACGTTTTATTTGGCTGATTGATGTACTTTACGATCATCGCGTGAAGTTAATCATGTCCGCTGAGGTGCCCCCTGACCAGCTTTATACCGAGGGGCAGGTCGCCAGTGAATTCGCCCGAACGGTCTCGCGTTTAATCGAGATGCAATCCCGAGAGTACATTGAGGCGCCACGGCGTCTCATTAATGCGCAACTGACCTAA
- a CDS encoding VOC family protein, with product MHPFHLAFPVDNLQDARAFYGGLLGCPEGRSSEEWIDFNLFGHQIVAHLADGEAKNDVHSDVDGKKVPVRHFGIVLSMPEWEAMADKLKKAGIEFVIEPYIRFKGEVGEQATMFFLDPSGNAIEFKAMAHPDRLFAK from the coding sequence ATGCATCCATTTCATTTAGCCTTTCCAGTCGATAACTTACAAGACGCACGCGCGTTTTATGGTGGTTTACTCGGTTGTCCTGAAGGGCGAAGTTCGGAGGAATGGATTGATTTCAATTTATTTGGCCATCAAATCGTGGCGCACCTGGCCGATGGCGAAGCAAAAAATGATGTCCACTCCGATGTTGATGGCAAAAAAGTACCCGTTCGTCATTTTGGTATCGTGCTATCCATGCCCGAATGGGAAGCGATGGCTGATAAATTAAAAAAGGCTGGTATTGAGTTTGTGATTGAGCCCTATATTCGGTTTAAGGGCGAAGTGGGTGAGCAGGCCACCATGTTTTTCTTAGACCCCTCAGGCAATGCGATTGAGTTTAAGGCCATGGCGCATCCTGATCGCTTGTTTGCCAAATAA